Below is a window of Musa acuminata AAA Group cultivar baxijiao chromosome BXJ3-11, Cavendish_Baxijiao_AAA, whole genome shotgun sequence DNA.
ATTAATTTTTTGATAAGCCTTAGGAGACTATTCCTTATTAAGCAATAGTGTTTAATGTCTTtaagtaggatttttttttttttgtataaagaACAAAACAAAGATGCTCACTCTCCGGCCAATGATAATAGGACCAATGAGGTCATTATAACCTAGAAACTTAATGATCTTATTTCTTATGTACTCTCGATCGTCGTCGAGGCCTTTAAAGCAAAAACTCATGATTTTAAATATGATTTTATATTGACTGTAAATAGATTATATTAGATCACTTGCAATTATGGTGTTCAAACCAAATCGATTCATCAATGGTCTGGTTTTAAAGACTATAAATATTTCTAATTTAAGGTTACTTTTCTTCGATTTAATTGACTAATTTAGAtcgaattaattttaatttaacccATGTTAGCTTACTGTGTTTACTATTTTAAGCCCTTAAAAACACTTTCAAATTAAACTAGTTGACATAGTTCGCTCTCTCTCTCGCACGTTGGCATTGCCTTGCCCAAACTCTCACCCTACCCTACCCAACCCAAATTTGATGTCGGCAAGCACACTATTCTTTCGTTTGTCTCAACAACTCCTCCTCTACCATCGATTGTCCCTTCTTAGCTTCGCTCTTTCGTCTCACAtatgaactctttttttttttttgtcaccctTATTTGTTAACAATCCCCTCACTGATTTGTATAGATTGTTGCATATTCTCATCGTCACTAAGAACTGAAATCGACTTCAACAAAACTAAAAGAAAAAGAGATCATGCAAACACTCAAAAATCAAATTTAGAGCAAGCAAAGGCTCTCGAGAAGTATGCCATTATGGTCTCTCTTATGTGTGTATCTATGATTTATTAATCTACTACTACCTAAGATTGAGTGGAGGATGAGGAAAGGATAAGGAATTCTATTTAAATATTCTTGGTCTATGAAAGGAGACAATAAAGCTGATTAGCttttgaagagaaagaaaaaaagcgtgattttatttttaattctttCGAGCTACTAAATAATTGATTAAAATACATTAGCTCACTCATGCACATGTTTCTATTATTATTTCAATAAGAAGTGATTGTGTGATAATGATATTATGAATGATATATAAAGAGCCCTCTCATGGCTTTCACTACTATATAATGTGCTCAAAAAAGATACCACctgctttttcttttcttttttttttcttttttacattaCTTGGCTTGTATAGATCGATGTACATATTTTTGTTAGTtaattatgttttttattttctatagcAAAGGGTTCCTTTATTTGAGGTGTTTGTATTATTAAGTTCTttctaatattaatataaatagatGAACTATGTGTCATCACTCGGTGATAATACAAAGGGTTAATATATCGGATAACTAATTCTTCTATATATACATCTTTCACTTTAGTCGAGCTTACTCTTACATCTATCTATCGAGACATCTTCTATGTCTACTATGCATTGCCTTCACATTTAAATACGATTTTTTCAAGTTTGAATAGGTGTTAAAAACTAGTCTAAAGTTTggtaaatttttattataaaccTTACTTTTAGTGTCAAGATTGTTACTATAATTTTTACAATGAACCAACCAAGTTTGTCGGGATAATCCAAagtaagaacaaaaaaaaaacctattTCTTTTCCACTAAAAAAAATAACCAAGTTTGGTTGAAAATGAAGCATTTTGTAACTTTGTTAAAGTTTTATAATAGAGGTTTGTTATCCTCTCACATCCTACGTTGACACGTTGTGACACGTTCACACATCATTGACACATCATTGTTATGTTTGAGGATGAGAATCTTAAGAAGTTTCTTTAAAAGCATTGTCCACAAGTTTGTTTTACCATTGACTAATGCACATATTCCTTTGAGACTTATGATGGGCTATTGaatgaaattttattttgatgagtagtTGTATCACTTTTACCTATTTAGGTTTGATTAAATTGGATGAATAGTAGTAATGATGGTAGTGTCCAATTTCAATATTATGGGTCTATTTTTACAAATCTTATTATATTGGTCTAGTGGGATCAAGATTTTGATTTTGTTGGAAAAATTAGAAGATAAAAagatttattgaagaagctttaatgaaaaaaatttaatacattaacatgtccctctcctatttatagacagATTAGGAAGGAGCATTTTCCTTAACATAGGATTTCCGTAGAGAGATTTACTAATAGGAAAATCTTATTAGCTATCAGATTTAATTCAATTGAACCAAatgtatttatttaaaatatatattaaattatttaaaattattaattttttattaatttatcgaATCAAAATAATCAATTTTGAACCTATCTTATTTTAGCGAATCGAATAAAAAATCTCAACCCTTGATGGTTGGATTCAAACAAGTTTGAATCCAACCACCTTATTATTTACATCTTGCTTAAAGCtattaaaattgataaatataattctttaaaaataaaaaatagaaaaaaagttaaTGAGAAGCAATCATTCAAAGTCTAAAAGGCCTTGAAATAAAATGAAAGGGAAGAAAACCCACACACAACGTTGGGAAATCGGTCGGTCACCCGTCGTCATGTCTACTTTCCCTTGGCGTGTGAACCACAGGCACCTCAAACTTCCATTGAGTTTGACCTCCGTAAGGTGTTCACAGCAACATGGCGACCTTGTGGTTCCCATGAGTTGCAGCAAAACTAAGTAATCCTTTCTTCCACTGCGCTCAGTGAGAGACCTAATCATGggcggaaagaagaagaagaagaagaagtcatcagtaAGCTTACGTGAGAAAAGGTTCCAAGCGAAAGCAATGGGCACGCAGAAAAAGAGTAGATAATATTCCCCTAAACCTAATCCATTTCCTACCTACATTTTGATTGTTCTTAGTCATGGATGGATCCATTCATAATGCACAAGTGTGTTCCATCGTGCCGCTTAACATCACGGGAAAGTATGTACACTGTGGTACAAAAGAATGTGCGTCAGATTGATGGTGAGATCGCATTTTAAGCCTCAAAGGCTGGCTGCATTGACCAGCTGACGCCACGAGGATGAGCACGAATCGAAGGGGGTTGACCGGCACGTGTGTGACATCGGGGGTGAGCCGTAGCCTTCTCCGCGGAAAGCGCGCTCCGGCGATCCTCCTCCGACCTCGGAACGATATTCGTAGGCGGAGACGGGGTCGGCCGCCCATGGGACCCAAACACTCCCGGCGGCCGCCGCACGTGCTTGCCACCGCGCCTTACTATTGGTTGTCTACACCACACGTCTTCGTCAGCCAATGGGCGAACCGGCCTTTGTCTTTGAGGTGCTTTCCTTAGATATGTACTCCTCGCGGAGGTTAAGGGCTGCTGTGTCTTTCCATATCcaaataacaatatatatatatatatatatatatatatatatatatatatatatatatatatatatatatatataggataagTGATGATGATCTAACAAATTGTTTATTAGTTCATTTATTATGACCTTGAATTGTAACTAATTATAATATTACTAACAATAACTAATTTGGATTAAAAATACATGTAAATATCGAATACCTTCGATATAATAAGAAAGTAAAAAAGAATTTATTacgataatttaaatataaaataattaacatatACCTGTGAAAATAACTCTTTCTTTCGTTTTAATTGTTGATGTGGATGACTAAATTAGCTAATAAattgtaatttaaatttaatctttttttactttttttttccaaagGAGTTGAGCTCATGaaacatgaaaatattttttttctagatattaacttttttcttgaaaaaaaactCTGAAAATAATATTAATTGCCACAATCCCCTGAAAAAGTTGTATGATATTATCACTAACTATTATGAATGAGAAGATAATAATGCAAGTTGCAATTATAAGAAAGAATGTTTTGAGCCGCACAAAGGGTGGCCACTGCTATCCTGAGAGAGCTAATGGGATGGAGATCTCCACTACTAAATGGTCTTCCACAGTGAATTCCAGCAAATATAAATTCAAATAAGAGGGATTTAAAACATTGATAATAAGTTCGTCAAAGATTAGGGATCAAAATCTCATCCGATAAATTTTCTAAAGAAATAAGAAATCGAATATGTTGTCATCAGttacttttattaaaaataaataaaaattttcaaaatcatttccAATTTTCTTTTTCAATTCACAAGTTGCaaatttatgattattatttttatttttttgctatttttttttattatttcggcTAAAACTGTTGCTGCAGCCATATGTCTTCCACAGTCCACAAGCTGTCCCCCCATTGGATTTGGTCGAAGTCCAGCAACCCCAAGTGAGCGTCACCGCCCGGGCTCAGCGCCGAGGCCGACCAGGATGCAGCGAATTCACCGGGTTGAATCACGTCACCGCCATTACCGTCACCTTGCCTCGTGCTGCAGTCGGCGCAGCTGTCGGGGACAGGCTGCGGCGAGAATTGCAACGACGACGAGCCGGCCGTGCTCGAGTTGTCCGGGCTCGGGTTCACCGGGGCGAGCTCCGGGGTCCAGTGCGCCGCCGGCTCGACGGCCGTGGGGTCGCCGGAAGCCACCCGGATTCGCTCGATCAGGCGGGGCATCCACAGGTACCGCATCACGTCCTTGAACTGCTTGCTGTTGACGTCGCACTTGAGCTGCTTCGCGTGCTTCTGCACTCTGgtcctccagtagttcttgatctcgttgtcggtcctCCCGGGCAAGAATTGCGCGATCTTAGACCACCTGCAACGCGCGGCCCACGTCCATCATCCACGGCCGAAATGGGAAGAAGACTCCGGTCGAAGAGTAACTTACCGGTTTCCCCAGCGCGAGTGGAGTTCCAGGATGAGGAGCTGCTCCTCCGGAGTGATGTTGCCGCGGCGGACGTCAGGTCGGAGATAGTTGAGCCACCGGAGCCGGCAGCTCTTCCCAGTTCTTCTGAGTCCTGTTCAGTCGTCATTGAAGgacgtgaagaagaagaagaagaagaagaagaa
It encodes the following:
- the LOC103971607 gene encoding transcription factor MYB2, giving the protein MEFHGSITPQSVEEMDLRRGPWTVEEDLLLMNYIAAHGEGRWNSLARCAGLRRTGKSCRLRWLNYLRPDVRRGNITPEEQLLILELHSRWGNRWSKIAQFLPGRTDNEIKNYWRTRVQKHAKQLKCDVNSKQFKDVMRYLWMPRLIERIRVASGDPTAVEPAAHWTPELAPVNPSPDNSSTAGSSSLQFSPQPVPDSCADCSTRQGDGNGGDVIQPGEFAASWSASALSPGGDAHLGLLDFDQIQWGDSLWTVEDIWLQQQF